In Cydia fagiglandana chromosome 3, ilCydFagi1.1, whole genome shotgun sequence, the following are encoded in one genomic region:
- the LOC134679945 gene encoding protein windpipe: MSTLRAWASLLVVSVLLAPVLSSVCPDGCICTTTRDGLHRAACSNLAELYKFTLRQKHHNINILDLSHNNITKISRELDRLTEVVTLDLSTNGITEVSKFLNNAKKLVHLNLANNRIERLSLEHLPTSVSSLDLTNNLLRDVPNKVGHLASLEHLELDGNPLDCTCDNIKARDRLLALNVHIDAVKCASPGKLKGRSWLELKAKDICKIKIDTDPLDMMMGDQPPVDAVRIGEETTELKSMPLVASSDLDDGNVIHGQPQAEDDDNQQFLKVGHMSTVSHSDYIGTEGSGDVETATDSEIIMHKHAEDLNAEIQTTDDPREGSGEGSGFIPFDSDYDNESTSTSTGTPNYEDFHPTPVTPLFNDEFNNTTTEFPLVKPPTLYAGGSDWHLKTDEPSTEKPAITPITRDTTVSEQIRITPAEVQETSSEENPAPHKTGTYVCIAIIVILLVGLIGFAIIKGQMRKRRDRRLLRQQKRDVENASKEMVDMNKSLLGKPAVLEPTIERKVNGKYELVPTHESYPKKSENGDIGNGIKHGDNNGVRTDSPRDTNQNKSSSKDNNLSEEPKQNESFQSTPASPDSKKDTHSLSSEDVFVPINDNEAPHLNGNTDMDLSQLLLNGDQNTESDFLSPSREYVPVYSPDMGRVRIKMTETPKPKTPVLVTRSRSNAGDIIITPSLDDSTRKSTT, translated from the coding sequence ATGAGTACACTCCGTGCATGGGCGAGCCTGCTGGTGGTGTCGGTGCTGCTCGCGCCGGTCCTGTCCTCCGTCTGCCCGGACGGCTGCATCTGTACAACCACCCGCGACGGCCTCCACCGCGCCGCCTGCAGCAACCTCGCCGAACTATACAAGTTCACTCTCCGCCAGAAACATCACAACATCAACATCCTAGATCTGTCACACAACAACATCACCAAAATCTCCCGGGAACTCGATCGATTAACCGAAGTCGTCACGCTGGATCTATCGACTAATGGTATCACAGAAGTTAGCAAGTTTTTGAACAATGCGAAGAAATTAGTTCATCTTAATTTGGCTAACAATAGAATAGAGAGGTTGTCACTTGAGCATCTTCCGACTAGTGTGAGTTCTTTAGATTTAACTAACAATCTATTACGAGATGTGCCTAACAAAGTTGGTCATTTGGctagcttagagcatttagaatTGGACGGCAACCCGCTTGATTGTACCTGTGATAATATCAAAGCACGAGATCGGTTACTGGCCTTAAATGTTCATATAGATGCCGTAAAATGCGCTTCTCCCGGAAAACTTAAAGGCAGGTCATGGTTAGAACTGAAAGCAAAAGACATATGCAAAATAAAAATTGATACAGACCCCTTAGATATGATGATGGGTGATCAACCCCCAGTTGATGCCGTAAGAATTGGTGAAGAGACTACGGAATTGAAATCTATGCCTTTAGTCGCTTCTAGTGATTTAGATGATGGCAATGTAATACATGGTCAACCTCAAGCAGAGGACGATGATAATCAACAATTTTTAAAAGTGGGGCATATGTCTACGGTATCTCATTCAGACTATATCGGAACTGAGGGTTCGGGAGATGTGGAAACTGCGACTGACTCTGAAATCATTATGCACAAGCACGCAGAGGATTTAAATGCTGAAATACAAACTACTGATGACCCGAGGGAAGGATCTGGCGAGGGTTCTGGTTTTATTCCTTTCGATAGCGATTATGACAATGAAAGTACTTCAACATCCACTGGAACACCTAATTATGAAGACTTTCATCCAACTCCAGTCACGCCATTATTTAACGATGAATTCAATAACACCACAACAGAGTTTCCATTGGTGAAACCACCCACTTTGTATGCAGGAGGATCTGATTGGCATCTCAAAACTGATGAACCATCGACTGAAAAACCCGCAATCACGCCAATTACTCGGGACACAACAGTTTCCGAACAAATTAGAATAACTCCGGCGGAAGTTCAAGAAACGTCATCTGAAGAAAATCCTGCACCTCATAAAACTGGTACATATGTATGCATTGCAATTATTGTCATTTTGTTAGTGGGGCTCATAGGATTTGCTATAATCAAAGGTCAAATGAGAAAACGCAGGGACAGGCGACTTTTACGACAGCAAAAAAGAGACGTCGAAAATGCTTCCAAAGAAATGGTCGATATGAATAAGTCATTACTAGGTAAACCGGCAGTACTAGAACCTACCATTGAAAGAAAAGTTAATGGTAAATATGAGCTCGTACCTACTCATGAAAGCTACCCAAAAAAGAGTGAAAACGGGGATATTGGCAATGGCATTAAACATGGAGATAACAATGGTGTTAGAACCGATAGTCCAAGAGACACTAATCAAAACAAAAGCAGTTCAAAAGATAATAACTTATCTGAGGAACCTAAACAGAACGAATCTTTCCAGTCTACTCCAGCATCTCCTGATTCGAAAAAAGACACTCACTCTTTATCAAGTGAAGATGTTTTTGTGCCTATCAATGACAACGAAGCACCTCATTTAAATGGTAATACTGACATGGATTTGTCACAACTCTTACTGAATGGTGATCAGAACACAGAGTCCGATTTCTTATCGCCGTCTCGCGAATACGTTCCAGTGTATTCCCCCGACATGGGTCGAGTGCGAATCAAGATGACTGAGACGCCGAAGCCGAAAACCCCAGTACTCGTCACGAGGAGTCGGTCCAACGCCGGCGACATTATCATAACTCCGTCCTTGGACGACAGCACACGCAAGTCAACCACTTGA